One stretch of Miscanthus floridulus cultivar M001 chromosome 18, ASM1932011v1, whole genome shotgun sequence DNA includes these proteins:
- the LOC136523332 gene encoding uncharacterized protein, with product MAGLGQSTTMSYERASGHATYAWTDATSRCRHGRPADRWGGCRRAHDLRADACGYRPRPSVVRRSMGEQVQRQTQEAQSKKPREKATLPPSFRSYPDWIILARRAFISDRQNAAVAVAGCTSDGNPIEVFLFAADPPAASHLRVYCPGRNDQFSSHNPAVIFSRDDLILFEVCLDRGRVSDYFIYRAHPRHPSLLLIPDPDEPCSSGLCNTGIVRCGADHFAVVALYWDSGMFNLTVFSSRTGAWTTRVAPVEPSEWVTKNHLNVLGFKPTKVIPLKGSLLGWADLWGGIMFCDILSDDPRLHYIPMPEPMPGNLQHKGDSAFFRDVIGCGEVIKFVEVEYDADDDDDEDELVYKWIAVTRSRKLDSAEWGRAHEVSSEDVTVKNLSRISMHKTSMSICY from the exons ATGGCAGGGCTTGGCCAGAGTACGACGATGTCCTACGAGCGTGCGAGCGGGCATGCGACCTACGCGTGGACGGACGCGACCAGCCGCTGCAGACACGGGCGACCTGCTGACCGGTGGGGCGGCTGCAGACGGGCGCACGACCTGCGGGCGGACGCGTGCGGCTACAGACCGAGGCCGTCGGTGGTGCGGCGGAGCATGGGGGAGCAGGTTCAGAGGCAGACCCAGGAGGCGCAAAGCAAA AAGCCAAGAGAGAAGGCGACCTTGCCCCCGAGCTTCCGGAGCTACCCGGACTGGATCATCCTCGCGAGGCGCGCCTTCATCTCCGACCGCCAGAACGCGGCCGTCGCGGTCGCGGGGTGCACCAGCGACGGAAACCCCATCGAGGTGTTCCTCTTCGCGGCCGACCCGCCGGCCGCCTCCCACCTCCGAGTGTACTGCCCCGGCAGGAACGACCAGTTCAGCAGCCACAACCCCGCGGTCATCTTCTCCCGGGACGACCTCATCCTCTTCGAGGTCTGCTTGGACCGCGGCCGCGTCAGCGACTACTTCATCTACCGCGCCCACCCGAGGCACCCTTCGCTCCTCCTGATCCCGGATCCCGACGAGCCCTGCAGCTCGGGCCTCTGCAACACCGGGATAGTGCGCTGCGGCGCCGACCACTTCGCCGTGGTTGCTCTCTACTGGGACTCCGGGATGTTCAATTTGACTGTCTTCTCCTCCAGGACTGGGGCGTGGACAACGAGGGTGGCGCCGGTGGAGCCATCTGAATGGGTTACTAAGAACCACCTCAACgttctaggcttcaaaccaaccAAGGTGATCCCGCTGAAAGGTTCACTCTTGGGCTGGGCCGATTTGTGGGGAGGCATCATGTTCTGCGATATCCTTTCTGATGACCCCAGGCTTCACTATATCCCAATGCCTGAACCGATGCCGGGCAATCTTCAACATAAAGGTGACTCAGCATTCTTCAGGGATGTCATTGGCTGTGGTGAGGTGATCAAATTTGTTGAGGTGGAGTATGAtgccgatgatgacgacgatgaggatGAACTTGTCTACAAATGGATTGCTGTGACAAGGAGCAGGAAGCTTGATTCGGCGGAGTGGGGAAGGGCACACGAGGTCAGCAGTGAGGATGTAACTGTTAAGAACTTAAGCAGGATCTCTATGCATAAAACTAGCATGTCTATTTGCTATTGA
- the LOC136520383 gene encoding uncharacterized protein, protein MAARQPPPSSASAPAAGLSMKEYLKRYQLGPGADGDQKKAKKKTKKKPKPAAGGGGVLIVDEDPVWQKPVQVDEEPASSGDEKPLVDEDIEVKRMRRLEAIRTARPYNAIAEDGSGWVTVAAPEEQGGGSTCQRRNDTPSPERRGATREDLSPVRRRQRRDTPSPVQGDAAGKDFSPPRQRRRRQDTPSPKGSGAGDQDDMSPPRKSRWKKDPSPPRKGARHISEEPQDTSPPRRRTRHDSEEPQDISPPRRRVRHDSMESEDISPPRRRTRHDSEEPEDISPPRRRKHQDQHQDPDDDLSPPRRNNLGQSRKSASDELSPRKKRDISPSRKSKKEGALKQVRKAGLMTAEEVKEDIRKIKEAEMVKFASQDPSLVGKGAKAVFRDKEGRRISEEEMRKAKEPEKPKEIHIEWGKGLVQKREAEARLKEIEAEKKKPFARTRDDPELDNMLKERIRWGDPMAHLVKRKDPEFILEDLGDDEKMKESGFIVPQNVPPHSWLKRGVDAPPNRYGIKPGRHWDGVDRSNGFEKDMFKLKNEKQAMEQEAYLWSVSDM, encoded by the exons ATGGCAGCGAGGCAGCCGCCGCCTTCGTCCGCCTCCGCGCCCGCGGCGGGGCTCTCCATGAAGGAGTACCTCAAGAGGTACCAGTTGGGCCCGGGCGCTGACGGCGACCagaagaaggcgaagaagaagacgaagaagaagCCCAAGCCAGCCGCCGGCGGAGGCGGGGTGCTCATCGTCGACGAGGACCCCGTGTGGCAGAAGCCCGTGCAGGTGGACGAGGAGCCCGCGTCGTCAG GTGACGAGAAGCCTCTGGTTGACGAGGATATCGAGGTCAAGCGGATGCGTCGCCTGGAGGCAATACGCACGGCGAGGCCATACAATGCTATTGCCGAGGACGGCAGCGGGTGGGTTACCGTGGCCGCCCCGGAGGAGCAGGGCGGTGGGTCCACCTGCCAGCGCAGGAACGACACGCCGTCGCCAGAGCGGAGAGGTGCTACGAGGGAGGACCTTTCTCCTGTGCGGCGGAGGCAGCGGCGTGACACGCCCTCGCCTGTGCAGGGTGATGCTGCTGGCAAGGATTTTTCACCACCGAGGCAGAGGCGGAGGCGCCAGGACACGCCATCACCAAAGGGCAGTGGTGCAGGGGACCAGGATGATATGTCACCACCACGGAAGTCTAGGTGGAAAAAAGACCCTTCGCCGCCAAGGAAGGGTGCTCGTCATATCTCTGAGGAACCCCAGGATACCTCGCCACCCAGGAGGCGCACGAGACATGATTCAGAGGAGCCCCAGGACATCTCGCCACCAAGGAGGCGTGTGAGACATGATTCGATGGAGTCTGAAGACATTTCTCCACCTCGGCGACGGACACGGCATGACTCAGAGGAGCCCGAAGACATCTCACCACCACGGAGGAGGAAGCACCAGGACCAGCACCAGGACCCTGATGATGATTTGTCACCCCCAAGAAGAAATAATTTGGGGCAAAGTCGCAAATCTGCATCAGATGAGTTATCTCCACGTAAGAAGAGAGACATTTCTCCCTCAAGGAAGAGTAAAAAGGAAGGAGCCTTAAAACAGGTGAGGAAAGCTGGACTGATGACAGCAGAGGAAGTTAAAGAGGACATAAGAAAGATTAAGGAGGCTGAGATGGTTAA GTTTGCGTCACAGGATCCTTCGCTGGTTGGGAAAGGGGCAAAAGCAGTATTCAGAGATAAGGAAG GAAGACGGATAAGTGAAGaagaaatgcgcaaggcaaaggaacCTGAGAAGCCAAAG GAAATACATATAGAATGGGGTAAAGGGTTGGTTCAGAAACGAGAAGCTGAGGCTAGATTAAAAGAGATTGAAGCTGAGAAGAAAAAACCTTTTGCTCGAACAAG GGATGACCCTGAGCTtgacaatatgctaaaagaaagaATCCGATGGGGTGATCCTATGGCTCATCTAGTCAAG CGGAAAGATCCAGAATTTATTTTGGAAGACTTGGGAGATGATGAAAAGATGAAAGAATCTGGCTTCATAGTACCCCAAAATGTACCTCCTCACAGCTGGCTGAAACGTGGAGTGGATGCTCCTCCAAACCGCTATGGCATAAAACCTGGTCGTCATTGGGACGGCGTGGATCGCAGTAATG GATTTGAGAAGGACATGTTCAAGCTGAAGAACGAGAAGCAAGCAATGGAGCAAGAAGCCTATCTTTGGTCTGTCTCAGATATGTGA
- the LOC136521427 gene encoding uncharacterized protein At4g22758-like, with amino-acid sequence MPTGSSGSTQTLVAPMHRGGGEPETQPHRLLLQRMAPLFRPAPMDRDRRLTRLLVNVTVDRSLWPVHLVLGADATVADLVRAAVAAYVREGRRPPLQTGTAADAADGFELHLDKYSLESLRPEEMVLDLGSRNFFLCARRSAAAA; translated from the exons ATGCCGACCGGCAGCAGCGGCTCCACCCAGACGCTGGTGGCGCCGATGCACCGAGGCGGCGGCGAGCCAGAGACACAGCCCCACCGCCTGCTGCTGCAGCGCATGGCGCCGCTGTTTCGCCCGGCGCCGATGGACAGGGACAGGCGGCTGACGCGGCTGCTGGTGAACGTGACGGTGGACCGCAGCCTGTGGCCCGTCCACCTCGTGCTGGGCGCCGACGCCACCGTCGCCGACCTCGtgcgcgccgccgtcgccgcctacGTCCGCGAGGGCCGCCGCCCGCCGCTCCAGACCGGGACGGCCGCCGACGCGGCGGACGGCTTCGAGCTGCATCTCGACAAGTACTCGCTCGAGA GTTTGAGGCCGGAGGAGATGGTGCTGGACCTGGGCTCTCGCAACTTCTTCCTCTGCGCGCGGAGATCTGCGGCTGCGGCTTGA
- the LOC136523331 gene encoding uncharacterized protein produces MATAEEKLDALSAQMKSMLLLMESFNRWRPEVDHASTELTMEIKTLTSRVAALEANNAPPSAPKREEEGRAMGHGVVTSPQGNEGGTLILTHPLANGQLSSSTSPVHYPAASSHNEPRLPKAQFPKFDGSHPKVWKEKAEKYFDMFNVPVHRWAQYGTLHFKGHAALWLQTYEAQHGVDNWVDLCIAIESKFGKDLYHNSMQELLSIKQINDVQDYYDRFQTVMHKVLVHNTHLDDVFFVTKFLQGLHPDIRAAIVLHKPRTVDVALSLALMQADVLESQPKYFVKRNYRDFNKFPGKPPPAAAPGVLGAPPAADTKPKWEDKLATLRAQRRAQGLCMKCGEKWGRNHKCPDKVALHVLEEFMELLSDDIVPDHNDSDSSDEEEAVFALSQSAAVGVSGKKTIKLHGIVKDQQLLILIDSGSTCTFISSNMANALNCALRPAPPIQVVVANGDKLQSNHQVLNFSWWSQGHTFTTDARVLPLQYYDMVLGMDWLEQHSPMWIHWKRKLLRFSYQGSRISLKGITDTLSSCPKVKVRKLQGLLRKGGIAQLIHLCQVTPPLPPDMIPVQVQQLVDSQAHLFQDPDSLPPPRAFDHQIPLVPRVKPVNVKPYRYSPTQKDEIERQIKEMLSNGIIRPSHSPFASPVILVKKKDGSWCFCVDYRQLNNITVKNKYPLPVVDELLDELHGAAWFTKLDMRSGYHQIRLAPEDEAKTAFRTHSGHWEFRVMPFGLTNAPATFQALMNNIFQPLLRKCVLVFVDDILIYSPTLEAHLDHLQQVFKILNDHQLLLKRSKCSFAQQQLEYLGHIISGQGVATDPEKIEAVANWPQPSDTRQLRGFLGLSGYYRKFIKNYGILSRPLTDLLKKDVLFHWTPQLQTCFDTLKQALISAPVLALPNFTKAFTVETDASSVGIGAVLSQDSHPVAYLSKALGPKAQWHSFWQSPSGSLTSSTTNSPLSLITRASFT; encoded by the coding sequence ATGGCGACCGCCGAAGAGAAGCTCGATGCGCTCAGTGCGCAGATGAAGTCCATGCTCCTGCTCATGGAGTCCTTCAATCGTTGGCGTCCTGAGGTAGATCACGCCTCCACCGAGCTGACCATGGAGATCAAGACTCTCACGTCGCGTGTGGCAGCGTTGGAAGCGAACAACGCTCCGCCATCGGCCCCGAAGCGCGAGGAAGAGGGGCGGGCCATGGGCCACGGCGTCGTCACATCACCACAGGGGAATGAAGGGGGGACTCTGATCCTCACTCATCCCCTGGCCAATGGTCAGTtatcctcctccacctccccagTTCATTACCCTGCTGCGTCTTCCCACAATGAACCCCGTTTACCAAAGGCCCAGTTTCCCAAATTTGATGGGTCTCATCCAAAGGTCTGGAAGGAAAAAGCAGAAAAATACTTTGATATGTTCAATGTACCGGTCCATCGCTGGGCTCAGTATGGTACCCTCCATTTCAAAGGGCATGCTGCCTTATGGTTGCAAACCTATGAGGCCCAGCATGGGGTGGATAACTGGGTTGATCTATGCATTGCTATTGAATCTAAATTTGGGAAAGACCTATATCATAACTCCATGCAAGAATTACTGAGCATTAAGCAAATCAATGATGTTCAGGATTATTATGATAGGTTTCAAACTGTCATGCATAAAGTGTTGGTGCATAACACCCATTTAGATGATGTGTTTTTTGTTACTAAATTTCTTCAAGGCTTGCATCCTGACATCCGCGCTGCTATCGTTTTACATAAGCCGAGAACAGTTGATGTGGCCTTGTCATTGGCTCTTATGCAGGCGGATGTGTTGGAATCTCAACCAAAGTATTTTGTCAAGCGCAATTATCGTGACTTCAACAAGTTTCCTGGCAAACCACCGCCTGCTGCAGCTCCTGGTGTTCTGGGAGCACCACCAGCCGCCGACACAAAGCCCAAGTGGGAGGACAAGCTAGCCACATTGCGAGCTCAGCGGCGTGCACAAGGTCTATGCATGAAGTGTGGCGAGAAATGGGGTCGCAACCATAAGTGTCCAGATAAAGTAGCCTTGCATGTTTTGGAAGAGTTCATGGAGCTGCTCTCAGATGACATTGTGCCTGATCACAATGATTCAGATTCTAGTGATGAAGAGGAAGCGGTGTTTGCCCTGTCTCAGTCCGCAGCAGTTGGTGTTTCCGGCAAGAAAACAATCAAGCTTCATGGCATCGTCAAAGATCAACAACTGCTCATCCTCATTGATTCGGGCAGCACCTGCACGTTCATTAGCTCCAACATGGCCAATGCCCTCAACTGTGCCTTGAGGCCTGCTCCTCCCATTCAAGTAGTTGTGGCCAATGGTGATAAACTTCAGAGCAACCATCAGGTCCTCAACTTCAGCTGGTGGTCTCAGGGACACACATTCACAACTGATGCTCGTGTGTTGCCCTTGCAATACTATGACATGGTGCTAGGCATGGACTGGTTGGAGCAACACAGTCCCATGTGGATCCACTGGAAAAGGAAGTTGTTGCGGTTCTCTTATCAGGGCAGCAGAATCAGCTTAAAGGGCATTACAGATACCTTGTCCAGTTGTCCAAAGGTCAAAGTTAGGAAGTTACAGGGCCTTCTCAGGAAAGGTGGTATAGCTCAGCTGATTCATTTGTGTCAAGTAACACCACCTTTGCCTCCAGACATGATTCCTGTGCAAGTACAGCAGTTAGTTGACAGTCAGGCTCACCTTTTCCAGGATCCAGATTCCTTGCCGCCTCCTAGGGCGTTTGATCATCAAATTCCGCTGGTCCCTAGAGTGAAACCTGTAAATGTCAAGCCATACAGATACTCTCCAACACAAAAAGATGAGATTGAGCGTCAGATCAAAGAAATGCTCTCCAATGGCATCATTAGGCCCAGCCACAGTCCTTTTGCTTCCCCAGTAATCTTGGTCAAAAAGAAAGATGGCAGTTGGTGTTTTTGTGTTGATTATCGGCAACTCAACAACATCACTGTCAAAAACAAGTATCCATTACCCGTGGTCGATGAACTTTTGGATGAATTGCATGGAGCAGCTTGGTTCACCAAGTTGGAtatgagatcaggctatcatcaaattagGTTGGCCCCTGAGGATGAGGCCAAAACAGCATTCCGTACTCACAGTGGACATTGGGAATTTAGAGTCATGCCATTTGGCCTCACAAATGCCCCAGCTACCTTTCAAGCTTTGATGAACAATATCTTCCAGCCACTGTTGAGGAAATGTGTCCTGGTCTTTGTTGATGACATACTTATTTACAGTCCAACTTTAGAGGCTCACTTGGATCATCTGCAGCAAGTCTTCAAAATTCTAAATGATCATCAGCTTTTGCTTAAGAGGTCTAAATGTTCTTTTGCTCAGCAACAGTTAGAATATCTGGGGCATATCATTAGTGGGCAGGGTGTGGCTACAGATCCTGAGAAGATTGAGGCTGTGGCTAACTGGCCCCAACCATCAGACACCAGGCAATTGAGAGGATTTCTCGGTCTATCTGGTTATTATAGGAAGTTCATCAAGAATTATGGCATCCTTAGTCGACCTCTTACTGACCTATTGAAAAAGGATGTTCTATTTCATTGGACACCACAACTGCAAACATGTTTTGACACCTTGAAACAAGCTCTAATTTCAGCACCTGTGTTAGCCTTACCAAATTTCACCAAGGCCTTCACAGTTGAGACCGATGCTTCATCTGTGGGTATTGGTGCAGTGTTATCTCAAGACTCACACCCAGTGGCTTATCTCAGCAAGGCCCTGGGGCCCAAAGCTCAATGGCACTCATTCTGGCAATCACCAAGTGGAAGCCTTACCTCCAGCACAACGAATTCACCATTgtcactgatcacaagagcctcattCACCTAG